A portion of the Cryptomeria japonica chromosome 5, Sugi_1.0, whole genome shotgun sequence genome contains these proteins:
- the LOC131876088 gene encoding disease resistance protein RUN1-like has translation MRKSNSHVTVGLHIPNKYMEERVGVSGISGVGKTTLGKAVYNTTYAKFDAYFFAQKNTTLVDLQQVILRRLVNYHGEVSSVAEGKALMRNLLRGVCALVILDDVNDDSHLDAVKGDWFGSGSRIIITSRDQHILNLAKVESVLKMSGLREDEALQLFSWHSFSRALPETPYKELSTGIARACRGNPLSLQVIGAYLLDKKEPNDIQCWEEALYNIGENQEISGVLQISYDGLSHVEKEIFLDIACCFGGERKKDVVTFWEVLYPSRVQTVIKNLSLKMLINDCDLQDPLDMHDLVRGMGRGIKRTVLIIADCGCQWVHIEL, from the coding sequence AGAGAGTGGGAGTCAGCGGTATAAGTGGCGTCGGTAAAACCACCTTGGGCAAGGCTGTTTACAATACAACTTATGCTAAGTTTGATGCTTATTTCTTTGCACAGAAAAATACTACCCTTGTGGACTTGCAACAGGTGATTCTAAGACGACTGGTGAATTACCACGGAGAAGTTTCAAGTGTTGCCGAGGGAAAAGCTCTGATGAGAAACCTATTGCGAGGAGTTTGTGCCCTTGTCATATTGGACGATGTTAATGATGACAGCCACTTGGATGCGGTGAAAGGGGATTGGTTTGGGTCTGGTAGCAGAATCATCATTACATCCCGAGACCAGCACATACTCAATCTTGCTAAGGTTGAATCAGTTCTTAAAATGAGTGGGCTCAGGGAGGATGAAGCTCTTCAATTGTTTAGTTGGCACTCTTTCTCGAGGGCACTCCCTGAGACCCCCTACAAAGAGCTTTCTACAGGAATTGCAAGAGCCTGTCGAGGGAATCCTCTTTCATTACAAGTCATTGGAGCATATTTGCTTGATAAGAAGGAGCCCAACGACATCCAATGCTGGGAAGAAGCTCTCTATAACATTggagaaaatcaagaaatatctGGAGTCCTTCAAATCAGTTATGATGGACTTAGCCATGTTGAGAAGGAAATATTTCTAGATATAGCCtgttgctttggtggtgaaaggaAAAAGGATGTTGTTACCTTCTGGGAAGTTTTATACCCAAGCAGAGTTCAAACAGTCATCAAGAACCTTTCGCTGAAAATGCTTATAAATGACTGCGACCTTCAAGATCCCCTCGATATGCATGACCTTGTGCGGGGAATGGGAAGAGGAATTAAGAGGACGGTGCTAATAATAGCAGACTGTGGCTGCCAATGGGTGCACATAGAGCTTTGA